A DNA window from bacterium contains the following coding sequences:
- a CDS encoding acyl-CoA dehydrogenase yields the protein MPNFYRDNPDILFHMKNMDLKRVIELKEDGFADKDTYDIAPGSVEEAVETYDSVLELVGDIAANTIAPKAAEVDSEGAHFKDGVVTYAKATKAALDVCKESQLFGFTIPRKYGGLNCPITIYTIAIEMISRADASFMNIYGLQDDIAGTINRFADEEIKAKFLPRLCSGEVTASMALTEPDAGSDLQAVMVKARQDDNGRWLLNGVKHFITNGNGEISLVLARSEEQTSDGRGLSMFLYERDKNMIIRRIEHKMGIHGSPTCELQFDDAPAILIGQRRMGLIKYVMALMNEARVGVSAQALGIAEAAYRAAKKHSELRVQFKTPIINMIPVSEMLLNMKVKIEAGRALLYETTRMVDIKDGLERLFENQDESPRELRDEVKKYAAFSAMLTPLCKAYNTEMANEVANDGLQVHGGVGYMHEFDAERFYRDARITNIYEGTTQLQVVAAIGGIIKGTFDELIMEYEASVDFSTVSDYHKTIKEMHVLLNKAVHFVKEKKNADYQTYHSRRIVEMANKVLIGYLMLRDAGKSDRKKDVLNYFLEYSLPEVTMKSQIVLSEPTALLEKKASILDGVN from the coding sequence ATGCCGAATTTTTATCGTGATAACCCCGATATCCTATTTCACATGAAAAACATGGATTTGAAAAGAGTTATTGAATTAAAAGAAGATGGTTTTGCAGACAAAGATACGTATGACATCGCTCCCGGTTCCGTCGAGGAAGCCGTTGAAACATATGACAGCGTATTGGAACTTGTCGGCGATATTGCCGCCAACACGATAGCTCCTAAAGCGGCGGAGGTGGACAGCGAAGGCGCTCACTTCAAGGACGGCGTCGTAACGTATGCCAAGGCGACTAAGGCGGCATTGGACGTGTGCAAAGAGTCCCAGTTGTTTGGATTTACCATTCCGCGGAAATACGGCGGCCTGAATTGCCCCATAACGATCTATACTATCGCGATTGAAATGATTTCCAGGGCGGACGCGTCGTTTATGAATATTTACGGACTTCAGGATGATATTGCCGGAACGATCAACCGGTTTGCCGATGAGGAAATAAAAGCCAAATTTCTTCCTCGATTATGTTCAGGTGAAGTGACAGCCTCTATGGCGTTAACGGAACCTGACGCGGGCAGCGATTTGCAGGCTGTCATGGTCAAAGCCAGACAGGACGATAATGGCCGGTGGTTGTTAAACGGCGTAAAACATTTTATAACGAACGGCAACGGTGAAATCTCTTTGGTTTTGGCTCGCAGTGAAGAACAAACTTCCGATGGCCGAGGTTTGTCGATGTTTCTGTATGAACGAGACAAGAACATGATCATTCGGCGGATTGAACATAAGATGGGAATTCACGGATCTCCGACATGTGAGTTGCAATTTGACGACGCTCCCGCCATCCTGATTGGCCAAAGGCGAATGGGACTGATAAAATATGTTATGGCGCTGATGAACGAGGCCCGCGTTGGTGTGTCGGCGCAGGCCTTGGGAATTGCTGAAGCCGCATACCGCGCTGCGAAGAAACATTCTGAACTTCGCGTACAATTCAAAACTCCAATTATTAACATGATTCCCGTTTCAGAGATGCTGCTCAATATGAAAGTCAAAATTGAGGCCGGGCGCGCGCTGCTATACGAAACGACGCGTATGGTAGATATCAAAGACGGGCTTGAAAGATTATTCGAGAACCAGGATGAATCACCGAGAGAATTGCGCGATGAAGTCAAAAAATATGCTGCCTTTTCCGCAATGCTGACACCGCTGTGTAAAGCCTACAACACAGAAATGGCAAACGAAGTGGCTAATGACGGCTTGCAGGTTCACGGCGGCGTGGGATATATGCATGAATTTGACGCAGAACGATTTTATCGCGATGCGCGGATCACCAATATTTATGAAGGGACGACGCAGCTTCAGGTTGTAGCAGCCATCGGCGGAATCATCAAAGGAACATTTGACGAACTGATCATGGAGTATGAAGCGTCCGTCGATTTTTCTACTGTTTCAGATTATCACAAGACTATCAAAGAAATGCATGTTCTCTTGAATAAGGCTGTACATTTTGTAAAGGAAAAGAAAAACGCAGATTATCAGACGTATCATTCTCGTCGTATCGTTGAAATGGCAAACAAAGTGCTGATAGGGTATTTAATGCTGCGCGATGCCGGAAAATCGGACAGAAAAAAGGATGTACTGAACTAT
- a CDS encoding sulfite exporter TauE/SafE family protein, whose product MSAEALYITILMFLAAALYSSVGHAGASGYLAIMALFSFAPEQMKPTALALNIFVALIGTYRFYRAGFFSWKLFYPFAIASIPFAFLGGRMDLHVDTYRIVVGIVLLYAAWRLTAAIRNPATVKTPRIWVSLMIGAGLGFVSGLVGVGGGIFLTPLLLLMNWSETKIASGVSAAFILVNSISGIIGNWKNIDHITPTIVPFAAAVVIGGLIGTHLGTRKFDVATLRKVLAIVLVIASIKLILT is encoded by the coding sequence ATGAGTGCTGAAGCCTTATATATCACCATTTTGATGTTTCTTGCAGCCGCTTTGTATTCCTCGGTTGGTCATGCGGGCGCGTCCGGATATCTTGCGATCATGGCGTTATTCAGTTTTGCACCGGAACAAATGAAACCGACTGCGCTGGCTTTGAATATTTTTGTAGCTTTGATTGGCACTTATCGTTTTTATAGAGCAGGTTTTTTTTCGTGGAAGCTATTCTATCCTTTTGCCATTGCATCGATTCCTTTCGCTTTTTTAGGCGGACGGATGGATTTGCATGTGGATACGTACCGCATCGTTGTAGGAATTGTACTGCTATACGCTGCTTGGCGCTTAACGGCTGCAATACGAAATCCGGCAACGGTTAAAACTCCAAGAATCTGGGTAAGCCTCATGATCGGCGCCGGATTGGGATTCGTGTCAGGTTTAGTCGGCGTAGGGGGTGGAATTTTTCTGACGCCTTTGCTGCTATTGATGAATTGGTCCGAGACAAAAATAGCCAGCGGCGTTTCCGCTGCTTTTATTCTGGTTAACTCTATTTCAGGCATAATAGGCAATTGGAAAAACATCGATCACATCACGCCGACCATTGTTCCGTTCGCCGCCGCCGTAGTGATCGGCGGGCTCATCGGAACGCATTTAGGTACCAGAAAATTCGATGTTGCGACGTTGCGTAAAGTGCTCGCCATTGTATTAGTCATTGCCTCTATAAAACTTATTTTAACTTAG
- a CDS encoding CPBP family intramembrane metalloprotease, whose protein sequence is MTTREVFINNKHQLRAGWRVAAYIISFFILTIPFAFIADFTSKTFKEMPLVKDGLVTAEAAIIAGLTAFLLLRLLDKRRFVSIGLHLNRRAFKELAWGLLIGFMMLTTAVGLMWVMGYEEISLAPNDMNYFLLGFLGNILLYIAVGFNEEILFRGYIFQAFIEGTNKWIPLITISLLFGAAHLGNPNVSVFGIANIVLAGVLLSLAYIQTKSLWLPIGIHIAWNFTQGFIWGLPVSGTTVVMPLTISQETGPDMITGGTFGPEGGAMCTLVCVAACVFVWKFFKPSEEMEKIVEEAVMTAPFKPAEPAAAASEA, encoded by the coding sequence ATGACCACACGAGAAGTATTTATTAACAACAAACACCAATTGCGCGCCGGGTGGAGAGTTGCGGCATACATTATTTCATTTTTTATTCTCACTATTCCGTTCGCTTTTATCGCTGATTTTACATCTAAAACATTCAAAGAAATGCCGCTGGTTAAAGATGGCCTTGTGACGGCTGAAGCCGCCATTATTGCCGGTTTAACTGCGTTCTTGTTGTTAAGACTCCTTGATAAAAGGCGGTTCGTGTCCATTGGCCTCCATTTAAACAGGCGCGCTTTTAAGGAATTAGCATGGGGTCTTTTGATCGGGTTTATGATGCTGACTACGGCCGTCGGTCTCATGTGGGTTATGGGCTATGAAGAAATTAGCCTGGCGCCAAATGATATGAACTATTTTCTGTTGGGATTTCTTGGCAACATTTTACTTTACATAGCTGTGGGTTTCAACGAAGAGATTCTTTTTCGCGGATATATTTTTCAGGCTTTCATAGAAGGAACCAACAAGTGGATCCCGCTTATTACTATTTCTCTTCTCTTCGGAGCTGCCCATTTAGGTAATCCAAACGTATCGGTATTCGGAATTGCAAATATCGTTCTTGCCGGCGTATTATTGTCGCTCGCGTATATTCAAACCAAATCGCTCTGGCTTCCGATAGGAATTCACATCGCATGGAATTTTACTCAGGGGTTTATCTGGGGTTTGCCCGTGAGCGGAACAACTGTCGTCATGCCTCTAACTATCTCGCAGGAAACAGGCCCTGACATGATCACCGGCGGAACTTTCGGGCCGGAAGGCGGCGCTATGTGTACGCTGGTGTGTGTCGCGGCTTGTGTTTTCGTGTGGAAGTTCTTCAAACCCAGCGAGGAGATGGAAAAGATCGTAGAAGAAGCGGTAATGACGGCCCCTTTTAAACCGGCGGAACCCGCGGCTGCGGCGTCTGAGGCTTAA
- a CDS encoding cupin domain-containing protein has translation MIDNKKLSADDLISILKLQPHPEGGAFRETYRSIIPAQVRDVRSVCTAIYFLIRQSQTTAWHRVKSDEIYHFYYGAPIELALISPDGNFSKHILCTDVKSGERPQIMVPANYWQSARSLGAFTLIGCTVSPGFDFLDFEMITIEKLEKMFPQLKLA, from the coding sequence ATGATCGACAACAAAAAATTATCCGCGGACGACCTTATTTCGATTTTGAAGCTTCAACCGCATCCGGAAGGCGGCGCATTCAGAGAAACCTACCGTTCAATTATTCCTGCGCAAGTAAGGGACGTCCGTTCTGTTTGCACGGCCATATATTTTCTGATCCGCCAGAGCCAAACCACAGCATGGCACCGAGTAAAAAGCGATGAGATCTATCATTTTTACTACGGCGCGCCGATTGAACTCGCGCTGATAAGCCCGGATGGAAATTTCTCGAAACATATTCTTTGTACGGACGTTAAAAGCGGCGAGCGTCCACAGATCATGGTTCCTGCGAATTACTGGCAATCCGCTCGTTCACTGGGAGCGTTCACGCTCATCGGCTGTACCGTTTCACCCGGCTTTGATTTTTTGGATTTTGAGATGATAACAATTGAAAAATTAGAAAAAATGTTTCCGCAGTTGAAACTTGCTTAA
- a CDS encoding acetyl-CoA C-acetyltransferase, protein MKLTKDIVIVNGARTAFGKFGGTLKDFSATQLGVFAAQEAMKRSGVRPEDIDHVIFGNAEQTSADAIYLARHVALKSGLPVTTPSLTLNRLCGSGFESIIEGARQIMIGESEVVLAGGTESMSQAPFMVRGTRFGVNLGQPVKFEDSLWEALTDPQCGFSMAQTAENLADEMKISRTDCDLYAYLSQMRAKDAILGGRLKEEIVPIEIKSRKGVKLFDTDEHPRPETTMEQLSTLAPYFKKDGTITAGNASGICDGGAAVIVTTMETAKAKGWKPIGRLLTWGIAGVEPRIMGIGPVPAARKALQHAGMSVSQMDIVEVNEAFAPQYLAVEKELGLNREVTNVNGGAIALGHPLAASGTRLTLTTLYELRRRKKKYGLASACIGGGQGVAVIVEAL, encoded by the coding sequence ATGAAACTGACAAAAGACATTGTCATAGTAAACGGCGCGCGAACGGCGTTTGGAAAATTTGGCGGCACACTAAAAGATTTTTCTGCAACTCAGTTAGGCGTTTTTGCCGCACAGGAAGCGATGAAACGATCGGGCGTAAGGCCTGAAGATATTGACCACGTTATTTTTGGTAATGCGGAGCAAACCAGCGCGGATGCTATTTATCTTGCGCGGCATGTTGCGCTAAAATCGGGGCTGCCGGTTACCACGCCGTCCCTGACGCTGAATAGGCTTTGCGGATCGGGGTTTGAGTCGATCATTGAAGGCGCGCGGCAGATAATGATCGGCGAGTCCGAGGTCGTGCTTGCCGGCGGAACGGAGAGCATGAGCCAGGCCCCGTTCATGGTTAGAGGAACGCGATTCGGCGTCAATCTCGGCCAGCCGGTGAAGTTCGAGGATTCGCTCTGGGAAGCGCTTACCGATCCTCAATGCGGATTCTCCATGGCGCAGACCGCAGAAAATCTCGCGGATGAAATGAAAATTTCACGTACGGATTGCGACTTGTATGCTTACCTCAGTCAAATGCGCGCGAAGGATGCGATCCTGGGCGGTCGATTGAAAGAAGAGATCGTTCCGATTGAAATCAAAAGCCGTAAAGGTGTAAAATTATTTGATACCGACGAACATCCCCGTCCGGAAACTACGATGGAACAATTAAGCACGTTGGCGCCGTATTTTAAAAAAGACGGTACGATCACGGCCGGCAATGCCAGCGGGATTTGCGACGGCGGCGCGGCGGTTATTGTTACCACGATGGAAACAGCCAAAGCAAAAGGCTGGAAACCTATCGGCCGTTTATTGACCTGGGGGATCGCAGGAGTAGAGCCCCGCATCATGGGCATCGGGCCGGTTCCTGCCGCGCGCAAAGCACTGCAGCATGCCGGGATGAGCGTGTCACAAATGGATATTGTGGAAGTGAACGAAGCGTTTGCCCCGCAATATCTCGCGGTGGAAAAAGAACTCGGTTTAAACCGTGAAGTGACCAACGTCAACGGCGGCGCTATCGCTTTGGGACATCCGCTTGCTGCGTCGGGAACGCGCTTGACACTTACGACGTTGTATGAACTGCGCCGGCGCAAGAAAAAATACGGTTTGGCCTCTGCTTGTATCGGCGGCGGACAAGGCGTTGCAGTTATCGTAGAGGCATTATAG
- a CDS encoding beta-propeller fold lactonase family protein has translation MKQNILFLFFIMICVSCSEDKKSGHADVPFPDGLDSIFLKSCATAGCHLPDEHAGKVLDSQHLPAELDLSSWTSLFKGSAHGAVVVPFNATRSHLIEHVTGLRSPRMPPNYSPYNRDTLTVSQVAVLTSWVDDGAPNSDNEIPFEHATKKIFTTNQGVDVVSVIDEKTLLEMRVFEVGDRQEMESPHGVEVSSDGKYFFVSMIATGDVFKYNADDGSFLDKLSLTDPIALIKLSKDNSKLYVTTNFQVNNTGQNGFVSVIRTSDMGLIKQIPVGISPHGINLSRDGKLLYVTAVYSDRLYVIDTQTDSTVTFFDIAGDVGPQPIYEPYHVGLSPAGSQGYENYLFVTCRNNGQVRIFQRTVTSNQNSFTFIDSVTVGSNTDCKPIQLDVSPNGQYIYTANSNDSSVTVIQKNETDFAFLTNITKQIDPHDGGEHRLSQPNGVAFSKDGKYVYVANRNKNGAVPPHHGGTGGPGLLTVIEVATNTIIKTIELQPDCYSVFVSN, from the coding sequence GTGAAACAAAATATATTATTTCTTTTTTTTATAATGATCTGCGTCTCATGCTCGGAGGATAAAAAATCCGGCCATGCCGACGTGCCGTTTCCTGACGGGCTTGATTCGATCTTTCTCAAATCCTGCGCAACCGCCGGCTGTCACTTACCGGATGAGCATGCCGGAAAAGTACTGGATAGCCAACACCTTCCTGCCGAGCTGGATCTGTCATCGTGGACAAGTTTGTTCAAAGGTTCCGCGCACGGAGCGGTCGTCGTTCCGTTTAATGCCACACGAAGCCACTTGATCGAACATGTAACCGGTCTTCGTTCGCCGAGAATGCCGCCGAATTATTCGCCGTATAATCGCGATACACTGACAGTATCGCAGGTCGCAGTGTTGACATCATGGGTCGACGACGGGGCGCCGAATAGCGATAACGAGATTCCTTTTGAGCATGCGACAAAAAAAATATTTACGACGAATCAGGGCGTAGACGTTGTTTCGGTAATCGATGAAAAAACGTTATTGGAAATGCGGGTATTTGAAGTTGGCGACCGCCAGGAAATGGAAAGCCCGCACGGCGTAGAGGTTAGTTCTGACGGAAAATACTTTTTCGTTTCTATGATCGCGACGGGAGATGTTTTTAAGTACAACGCGGACGACGGCTCTTTTTTGGATAAACTCAGCCTCACGGATCCCATTGCTTTGATCAAGCTATCGAAAGATAATTCGAAATTGTACGTTACTACCAATTTTCAGGTCAATAATACCGGACAAAACGGCTTTGTTTCCGTTATCCGGACGTCCGACATGGGATTGATCAAACAGATTCCAGTCGGCATAAGTCCGCACGGAATCAACCTGTCGCGCGACGGCAAGTTACTATACGTAACGGCCGTGTATTCGGATCGATTGTATGTGATCGACACACAGACGGACTCGACCGTAACTTTTTTTGATATTGCAGGTGACGTCGGCCCGCAGCCGATATACGAACCGTATCATGTAGGCCTTAGCCCTGCAGGTAGTCAGGGGTATGAAAATTATTTATTTGTTACGTGCAGGAATAATGGCCAGGTAAGAATATTTCAGCGAACGGTTACTTCAAATCAGAATAGTTTCACATTCATTGACAGCGTGACGGTCGGTTCGAATACGGATTGCAAGCCAATACAGCTTGATGTGTCGCCGAACGGGCAATATATTTATACTGCCAATTCCAACGACAGCAGCGTAACGGTGATTCAAAAAAACGAAACAGACTTTGCGTTTTTGACAAATATAACAAAACAGATCGATCCGCATGACGGCGGTGAACACAGACTATCTCAACCCAATGGAGTGGCATTTAGCAAAGACGGGAAGTACGTTTACGTAGCCAACAGAAATAAAAACGGCGCTGTCCCGCCGCATCATGGAGGTACTGGGGGGCCGGGGCTTTTGACTGTTATAGAAGTTGCGACGAACACGATCATCAAAACGATCGAGCTGCAACCGGATTGTTACAGCGTTTTTGTATCGAACTAA